Proteins encoded in a region of the Betaproteobacteria bacterium genome:
- a CDS encoding trimeric intracellular cation channel family protein encodes MESLSSGPMFTYWAGQVGIAVFAVTGVLAAGHRNLDLFAVV; translated from the coding sequence ATGGAGTCACTGAGTTCGGGACCGATGTTCACCTATTGGGCGGGACAGGTCGGCATCGCCGTTTTCGCCGTGACGGGGGTGCTTGCCGCCGGTCACCGCAACCTGGACCTCTTTGCCGTGGTGG